The Streptomyces sp. RKAG293 genome includes a region encoding these proteins:
- a CDS encoding ATP-grasp domain-containing protein encodes MHKIAFLRSVDIQRADPYIQRAVRELTDDGVESRLFHTHGHCGPADFPAGGEPLDPAVTPLELADAVSAWGADAAVSVSLPCENALRDATAKAFLDARGIPTVMTPLAATWLLCDKWETKQALITAGLDVARGIRADSDLTAGRGLPVPAYRQSLLVAAGEIGYPLLSKPLWDSTSMGIRFLPDRAALDAYLADPPPVSAVLEECLTGDLCSVDIVGAPGNYSVLPLCWTGQAGGGAAFTFADLRWCGPRPQADADFAPVAERLVALCESLGVYGSVNVDMIHVNGRYVVLEINPRIGGATTLSCAASGTNTFATLADMARGRYPDAARPDTRRKRWGIEFLADRPVGQAAAELRDRLGLVTAHELVIDGNSHGDIVTFTCEEGDEQRTVKELDTINAHSGILAPVMMDKVRALLCGP; translated from the coding sequence GTGCACAAGATCGCGTTCCTGCGCTCCGTCGACATCCAGCGCGCCGACCCCTACATCCAGCGGGCCGTCCGCGAACTGACGGACGACGGCGTCGAATCCCGGCTCTTCCACACCCACGGCCACTGCGGCCCGGCCGACTTCCCCGCCGGGGGTGAGCCCCTCGACCCCGCGGTGACACCGCTGGAACTGGCCGACGCCGTGAGCGCGTGGGGAGCGGACGCCGCCGTTTCCGTATCGCTGCCGTGCGAGAACGCGCTGCGCGACGCGACCGCCAAAGCGTTCCTCGACGCACGCGGCATCCCCACCGTGATGACACCGCTGGCGGCCACCTGGCTGCTCTGCGACAAGTGGGAGACGAAGCAGGCCCTCATCACCGCGGGACTGGATGTCGCCAGGGGGATCCGGGCGGACAGCGATCTGACGGCCGGGCGCGGCCTGCCCGTGCCCGCCTACCGGCAGAGCCTGCTCGTCGCCGCCGGTGAGATCGGCTACCCGCTGCTGTCCAAACCGCTGTGGGACTCCACCAGCATGGGCATCCGCTTCCTTCCGGACCGCGCCGCGCTCGACGCCTATCTCGCCGACCCGCCCCCCGTCAGCGCTGTGCTGGAGGAGTGTCTGACCGGTGACCTGTGCTCCGTCGACATCGTCGGGGCGCCAGGGAACTACAGCGTCCTGCCGTTGTGCTGGACCGGACAGGCCGGCGGCGGAGCCGCGTTCACCTTCGCCGACCTGCGCTGGTGCGGACCGCGCCCGCAGGCGGACGCCGACTTCGCCCCGGTCGCCGAGCGTCTCGTCGCGCTGTGCGAGAGCCTCGGCGTGTACGGCTCGGTCAACGTCGACATGATCCACGTCAACGGCCGTTACGTCGTCCTGGAGATCAATCCGCGCATCGGCGGAGCCACCACCCTGTCCTGCGCCGCCTCCGGCACCAACACCTTCGCGACACTCGCCGACATGGCACGCGGCCGGTACCCGGACGCCGCGCGACCCGACACCCGGCGCAAGCGCTGGGGGATCGAGTTCCTGGCCGACCGGCCCGTAGGCCAGGCGGCGGCCGAGCTGCGCGACCGCCTCGGTCTGGTCACCGCGCACGAGCTGGTCATCGACGGCAACAGCCACGGCGACATCGTCACCTTCACCTGTGAGGAAGGTGACGAGCAGCGCACCGTCAAGGAACTCGACACGATCAACGCCCACTCGGGCATCCTCGCCCCCGTCATGATGGACAAGGTCCGCGCTCTGCTGTGCGGCCCGTGA
- a CDS encoding GNAT family N-acetyltransferase has translation MNLETLPTLAAVPAAEWDHLARDTSFYLSHRWLSGEETDPSATCSYLLVRDPHGRPAAAAPLYLVHDEPNTNYRPEHHLDTGQDEAPRVIAGARRGYHNAPLLAAGLSGPQRAGCLTLLRDAAREHAARHGTRHWWPYLTDRAATELGDAYGTAPRRIEDDATITLPGTGFDDYLAALPAKRRSGIRGERRAFDARGLTVRAGPLANCVADAGRLLAILQRHHGHATDTAAMTAVMRRQARAMGEDARVTAAYDGPAMVAFSLVYHFGNTAWLRAVGHDPERTGDAFEYFNLAYYLPIEDAYRHGCTHLHAGMKSLAAKRGRGAHTSPLWALADPPR, from the coding sequence GTGAACCTAGAAACCCTCCCCACGCTGGCCGCCGTCCCCGCCGCCGAATGGGACCACCTCGCCCGCGACACGAGCTTCTACCTCTCCCACCGCTGGCTGTCGGGTGAGGAGACCGACCCCAGTGCGACCTGCAGCTATCTCCTCGTCCGCGATCCGCACGGCCGGCCGGCCGCCGCCGCACCCCTGTACCTGGTGCACGACGAGCCCAACACCAACTACCGGCCGGAGCACCATCTGGACACCGGGCAGGACGAGGCTCCCCGCGTCATCGCCGGAGCCAGGCGCGGGTACCACAACGCCCCTTTGCTGGCCGCCGGGTTAAGCGGCCCCCAGCGAGCCGGCTGCCTGACGTTGCTGCGCGACGCGGCCCGTGAGCACGCCGCCCGGCACGGCACCCGGCACTGGTGGCCCTACCTCACCGACCGGGCCGCCACGGAACTGGGCGACGCCTACGGCACCGCGCCGCGCCGGATCGAGGACGACGCCACCATCACCCTGCCCGGCACGGGCTTCGACGACTACCTCGCCGCACTCCCGGCCAAGCGGCGCAGCGGCATCCGCGGCGAACGCCGCGCGTTCGACGCCCGGGGCCTGACCGTGCGCGCCGGGCCGCTCGCGAACTGTGTGGCGGACGCCGGGCGGCTGCTGGCGATCCTGCAACGCCACCACGGCCACGCCACCGACACCGCGGCCATGACCGCCGTCATGCGCCGCCAGGCCCGGGCCATGGGCGAGGACGCCCGGGTCACCGCCGCCTACGACGGCCCCGCCATGGTCGCCTTCTCCCTCGTCTACCACTTCGGGAACACCGCGTGGCTGCGGGCCGTCGGCCATGATCCCGAGCGCACCGGCGACGCGTTCGAGTACTTCAACCTCGCCTACTACCTGCCGATCGAGGACGCGTACCGGCACGGGTGCACCCACCTCCACGCCGGGATGAAGTCCCTCGCCGCCAAGCGCGGCCGCGGAGCGCACACCTCACCGCTGTGGGCCCTGGCCGACCCGCCACGCTGA
- a CDS encoding cytochrome P450, with amino-acid sequence MSQHHRIAPYTTGTAPGRWWLLGHAPRIMKDPLAFLTSLSAHADLVRISIGPWHGLVVCHPDLVHRVLMDDRTFDKDGPVYEQSKRTLGEGLVTCPHQAHRRQRRLLQPAFRRDRLPAYAATMTGHIDTMTRAWTDGQTIDAFSCMHANSARVATATLFAAGPDEAAIAEMVRCIDIIVKAGFWNMFAPLGRQRAPWNRRCARAQATLNATIDGIISDYRRRGRRHEDMLSLLLEARDEARDGSDGDGSDEDGTDGLAPAEVHDQVMSFLMAGIDTTGSTMAWACHLLAGNPGIQQRVRAEVHAVLRGRAAGWHDLPRLELTGRVISEALRLYPPGWLFTRNVTQDIRLGDTVLPRGTTVIFSPYQMHRQGGLFPDPERFDPDRWLTTPAGRLPRGAYIPFSAGARQCIGNDFGLTEATLTLATVIDRWHLHPLPGSPVRPVPGLALRPTPIPLRLHRTSRDPSTDADGPAGPAGT; translated from the coding sequence ATGTCCCAGCACCACCGCATCGCCCCCTACACGACGGGCACCGCGCCCGGCAGGTGGTGGCTCCTGGGCCACGCGCCGCGCATCATGAAGGATCCGCTGGCGTTCCTGACCTCGCTGTCCGCCCATGCGGACCTGGTCCGCATCAGCATCGGCCCGTGGCACGGGCTGGTCGTGTGCCATCCGGACCTGGTGCACCGGGTGCTGATGGACGACCGGACCTTCGACAAGGACGGCCCGGTCTACGAACAGAGCAAGCGCACCCTGGGAGAGGGCCTGGTGACCTGCCCCCACCAGGCCCACCGGCGCCAGCGACGGCTGCTGCAGCCCGCCTTCCGCCGTGACCGCCTGCCCGCCTACGCCGCGACGATGACCGGGCACATCGACACCATGACCCGCGCATGGACGGACGGGCAGACCATCGACGCCTTCTCGTGCATGCACGCGAACTCGGCGCGGGTGGCCACCGCGACACTGTTCGCCGCCGGGCCGGACGAAGCGGCGATCGCGGAGATGGTGCGGTGCATCGACATCATCGTCAAAGCCGGGTTCTGGAACATGTTCGCACCGCTGGGCAGGCAGCGGGCCCCGTGGAACCGGCGCTGCGCGCGCGCCCAGGCCACACTGAACGCGACGATCGACGGGATCATCAGCGACTACCGCCGCCGCGGCCGGCGCCACGAGGACATGCTGTCTCTCCTGCTGGAGGCCAGGGACGAGGCCAGGGACGGCTCGGACGGGGACGGCTCGGACGAGGACGGTACGGACGGCCTGGCCCCGGCCGAGGTCCACGACCAGGTCATGTCCTTCCTCATGGCGGGAATCGACACCACCGGATCGACTATGGCCTGGGCCTGCCACCTCCTGGCCGGGAACCCCGGGATCCAGCAGCGGGTACGCGCCGAGGTCCACGCCGTGCTGCGCGGCAGAGCGGCCGGGTGGCACGACCTGCCCCGGCTGGAACTCACCGGCCGCGTCATCTCCGAGGCGCTGCGCCTGTATCCGCCCGGCTGGCTCTTCACCCGCAATGTGACGCAGGACATCCGGCTCGGCGACACCGTCCTTCCCCGGGGCACCACGGTGATCTTCAGCCCGTATCAGATGCACCGTCAGGGCGGCCTGTTCCCCGACCCCGAGCGGTTCGACCCCGACCGCTGGCTCACCACCCCCGCAGGCCGGTTGCCGCGCGGGGCGTACATCCCGTTCTCCGCCGGTGCCCGGCAGTGCATCGGCAACGACTTCGGACTCACCGAGGCCACCCTCACCCTGGCAACCGTCATCGACCGCTGGCACCTGCACCCCCTGCCCGGCTCCCCCGTCCGCCCGGTCCCCGGTCTGGCCCTGCGCCCCACCCCCATTCCGCTGCGCCTGCACCGCACGAGCCGCGACCCATCGACCGACGCGGACGGCCCGGCGGGCCCGGCCGGCACATGA
- a CDS encoding geranyl diphosphate 2-C-methyltransferase has protein sequence MTIDHITAPAPLLNTSPYQRSVAAYWNAEKNPVNLRLGDVDGIYHHHYGIGDVDWSVLDASEDLRENLVTKELHRLECNQTEFLLDQFGSIAPEDRLLDAGSGRGGGSIVANQRFGCSVDGVSISQSQVDFANDQAVKRGVDDKVRFHLKNMLSTGFDTGSFRGIWNNESTMYVDLAQLFAEHSRLLARGGRYVTITGCYNDTYGLPSRAVSQINAHYICDIHPRSTYFKEMAANRLVPISVVDLTAATIPYWELRAKSSLVTGIEDPFLTAYKDGSFQYLLIAADRV, from the coding sequence ATGACCATCGACCACATCACCGCCCCCGCCCCTCTCCTCAACACCAGCCCCTACCAGCGGTCCGTGGCCGCCTACTGGAACGCTGAGAAGAACCCGGTCAACCTCCGCCTGGGCGACGTGGACGGCATCTACCACCACCACTACGGGATCGGTGACGTCGACTGGTCGGTCCTCGACGCGTCGGAGGACCTGCGGGAGAACCTGGTCACCAAGGAGCTCCACCGGCTGGAGTGCAACCAGACCGAGTTCCTCCTCGACCAGTTCGGCTCCATCGCCCCCGAGGACCGGCTGCTGGACGCCGGATCGGGCCGCGGCGGGGGCAGCATCGTGGCCAACCAGCGGTTCGGGTGCTCGGTCGACGGGGTGTCCATCTCCCAGTCCCAGGTCGACTTCGCCAACGACCAGGCCGTCAAGCGGGGTGTGGACGACAAGGTCCGGTTCCACCTCAAGAACATGCTGAGCACCGGCTTCGACACGGGTTCCTTCCGCGGGATCTGGAACAACGAGAGCACCATGTACGTCGACCTGGCCCAGCTGTTCGCCGAGCACTCCCGGCTGCTGGCGCGCGGTGGGCGGTACGTCACCATCACCGGCTGCTACAACGACACCTATGGGCTGCCCTCCAGGGCGGTGAGTCAGATCAACGCGCACTACATCTGCGACATCCACCCCCGCAGCACCTACTTCAAGGAGATGGCAGCCAACCGGCTCGTCCCGATCAGCGTCGTGGACCTCACCGCCGCGACGATCCCGTACTGGGAGCTGCGCGCCAAGTCGTCGCTGGTCACCGGCATCGAGGACCCGTTCCTCACCGCCTACAAGGACGGCAGTTTCCAGTACCTCCTCATCGCCGCCGACCGGGTCTGA
- a CDS encoding DUF1152 domain-containing protein, which produces MNSLCVTASVHVAGPGLDGEIPEGVLLPRLTGGHLTPTEQDVRAAAAALAWHPSEASALFAAAATGRRGTVRTVGAEVRLTPASGRVYQLTLEQALAHNPLARALFDEQPGSLEDAEHLALRICGFSELARERDAAERLRATAPSRPPVPVPTRKNQVLYTLRQFAPGAACVTFRYAARALGLSWRDIPRLRELSSVDGPLLPLVT; this is translated from the coding sequence GTGAACTCGCTGTGCGTCACGGCGAGCGTCCATGTCGCGGGTCCCGGTCTGGACGGCGAGATCCCGGAAGGGGTTCTTCTTCCGCGGCTCACCGGCGGACATCTGACGCCGACGGAGCAGGACGTCCGGGCCGCGGCGGCGGCCCTCGCCTGGCATCCCTCGGAGGCCTCCGCCCTGTTCGCCGCGGCGGCCACCGGACGGCGCGGCACCGTACGGACGGTGGGCGCCGAGGTGCGTCTCACCCCGGCGAGCGGACGGGTCTACCAGCTCACCCTGGAGCAGGCACTCGCCCACAACCCGCTGGCCCGCGCCCTGTTCGACGAGCAGCCCGGAAGCCTGGAGGACGCGGAGCACCTCGCCCTGCGGATCTGCGGCTTCTCGGAACTGGCCCGTGAACGCGACGCCGCCGAACGCCTCCGGGCCACCGCGCCGTCGCGGCCACCGGTCCCCGTACCCACCAGAAAAAACCAAGTCCTTTACACGCTCCGGCAGTTCGCGCCGGGAGCGGCCTGTGTCACCTTCCGGTACGCGGCGCGCGCTCTCGGCCTCTCCTGGCGGGACATCCCACGGCTGCGTGAACTCTCATCGGTCGACGGTCCGTTGCTGCCCCTCGTCACGTGA
- a CDS encoding M24 family metallopeptidase, producing the protein MGVPDRMDEQLRALGLVEAQRKAVRLFAEVEARGLVAPGAGEREVSDRIRDLANELFGTTKHWHKRIVRSGPHTLFPYQENPPDRIIGEDDIAFADFGPIFEEYEADFGRTFVFGGDPAKHRLREDLATVFAGGRSAFRADPRITGRQLYAEVARLAGAAGWTLGGWHAGHLVGEFPHESIDGARAESYITPDNDTPIRRTDRAGWRCHWILEIHLIDEEHGFGGFHEQLLDLA; encoded by the coding sequence ATGGGAGTACCCGACCGCATGGACGAGCAGCTGCGCGCCCTGGGGCTCGTCGAGGCGCAGCGCAAGGCCGTGCGCCTCTTCGCCGAGGTCGAGGCGCGCGGCCTGGTCGCGCCCGGGGCGGGCGAGCGCGAGGTCAGCGACCGGATCCGGGACCTCGCGAACGAGCTGTTCGGCACGACGAAGCACTGGCACAAGCGGATCGTCCGCTCCGGCCCGCACACGCTGTTCCCGTACCAGGAGAACCCGCCGGACCGGATCATCGGCGAGGACGACATCGCCTTCGCCGACTTCGGACCGATCTTCGAGGAGTACGAGGCGGACTTCGGCCGCACCTTCGTCTTCGGCGGCGACCCGGCCAAGCACCGGCTGCGCGAGGACCTGGCGACCGTCTTCGCCGGCGGCCGGAGCGCCTTCCGGGCGGATCCGCGGATCACCGGCCGGCAGCTGTACGCGGAGGTGGCGCGGCTCGCCGGCGCGGCGGGCTGGACGCTCGGCGGCTGGCATGCGGGCCATCTGGTCGGCGAGTTCCCGCACGAGAGCATCGACGGCGCCAGGGCCGAGTCGTACATCACCCCGGACAACGACACCCCGATCCGCCGCACCGACCGCGCGGGCTGGCGCTGTCACTGGATCCTGGAGATCCACCTCATCGACGAGGAGCACGGCTTCGGCGGCTTCCACGAGCAGCTGCTCGATCTGGCGTGA
- a CDS encoding class I SAM-dependent methyltransferase: MTTEPLNARTRDGSAGDVDHAAIGSGHSSYRRPDTRIAQSIAEALDGARTVLNVGAGAGSYESAAPAVTAVEPSESMRARRPARFARAVDAVAEDLPFADGEFDGAMTLFSVHQWSDVTAGLSEMRRVTRGPVVVLTCDPERVRDFWLHEYAPEVLDTEARRYPPIDEMAAALGGRATIGTVPIPLDCTDGFNEAYYGRPELLLDPAARQACSAWSFVDDGVRERFDTALRRDLESGAWDERFGHLRGRPTYEGSLVIVRATP; this comes from the coding sequence ATGACCACGGAACCCCTCAACGCCCGCACCCGGGACGGCAGCGCCGGAGACGTCGACCACGCCGCCATCGGCTCCGGACACTCCTCCTACCGGAGGCCCGACACCCGCATCGCGCAGTCCATCGCCGAGGCCCTGGACGGCGCCCGGACCGTGCTCAACGTCGGTGCCGGCGCCGGGTCCTACGAGAGCGCCGCCCCCGCCGTGACCGCCGTCGAGCCCTCCGAGTCGATGCGCGCCCGGCGCCCGGCCCGCTTCGCCCGCGCGGTCGACGCCGTCGCCGAGGACCTCCCGTTCGCCGACGGGGAGTTCGACGGCGCCATGACCCTCTTCAGCGTCCACCAGTGGAGCGATGTCACGGCCGGCCTGAGCGAGATGCGGCGCGTCACCCGCGGCCCGGTCGTCGTCCTGACCTGCGACCCGGAACGCGTCCGCGACTTCTGGCTCCACGAGTACGCCCCGGAGGTCCTCGACACCGAGGCCCGCCGCTACCCGCCGATCGACGAGATGGCCGCCGCCCTGGGCGGCCGCGCCACGATCGGCACCGTCCCGATCCCCCTCGACTGCACGGACGGCTTCAACGAGGCCTACTACGGCCGCCCCGAGCTGCTCCTCGACCCGGCCGCCCGCCAGGCCTGCTCGGCGTGGAGTTTCGTCGACGACGGAGTCCGCGAACGCTTCGACACGGCGCTCCGCCGTGATCTGGAGTCCGGGGCCTGGGACGAACGCTTCGGCCACCTGCGGGGCCGGCCGACGTACGAAGGGTCGCTCGTCATCGTGCGCGCGACTCCGTGA
- a CDS encoding MFS transporter produces the protein MTGATGRRPGRGRAARIAGLPELRGRGRFVTANVIDSIGNGLLLPLGLLFFITVRHIPASTAGAAASAGQLAALPLTALAGRIMDRAGPQYLAVASNLVCAAGFCGFLVAEGPWQIAAAYFTVQTGINGYYTSQRSLTLLVAAGDEPRTWFAFTSSLRNTGLAAGAAIATAALALWGTGALTALVVADAASYCLAATLFATLSVAPGRPNAPPGRAPWSIDRRYLALVLCNLPYVFAQAILSVLLALYATSALRLPAWSASVLLLVNTVAVALTATAVTAHLAPRAARHAVSVAYAVLALAMAAFAAPALPGLRPLAWPALAVGIVLFTAGEILCSPAMAELSTTLGPAAARGSHQALFQMSWSVGGAAAPALFTVLLHRSSLLPWAFEAIVCVLAALAVLPLVPSGPLSPSSRPRRKRTR, from the coding sequence GTGACCGGAGCGACCGGCCGCCGTCCCGGCCGCGGCCGGGCCGCCCGGATCGCCGGTCTGCCCGAGTTGCGCGGACGGGGCCGGTTCGTCACCGCCAACGTCATCGACTCCATCGGCAACGGGCTGCTGCTGCCACTGGGGCTGCTGTTCTTCATCACCGTCCGGCACATCCCGGCATCGACGGCGGGCGCGGCGGCGAGCGCGGGGCAGCTCGCCGCCCTCCCGCTCACCGCGCTCGCGGGCCGGATCATGGACCGTGCCGGGCCGCAGTACCTCGCCGTCGCCTCCAACCTGGTCTGCGCGGCGGGGTTCTGCGGCTTTCTCGTCGCGGAGGGGCCGTGGCAGATCGCGGCCGCGTACTTCACGGTGCAGACGGGCATCAACGGCTACTACACCAGCCAGCGTTCGCTGACCCTGCTGGTGGCGGCGGGCGACGAACCGCGCACCTGGTTCGCGTTCACCTCCTCGCTGCGCAACACCGGTCTCGCCGCCGGAGCCGCCATCGCCACCGCGGCCCTCGCCCTGTGGGGCACCGGGGCGCTGACCGCCCTGGTGGTCGCCGACGCGGCGAGCTACTGCCTCGCCGCCACCTTGTTCGCGACCCTCAGCGTGGCGCCCGGCCGCCCCAACGCACCTCCTGGGCGCGCCCCCTGGTCCATCGACCGCCGCTACCTGGCCCTGGTCCTGTGCAATCTGCCCTATGTGTTCGCCCAGGCGATCCTGTCGGTCCTGCTCGCGCTCTACGCCACCAGCGCGCTGCGGCTGCCGGCCTGGTCCGCCAGTGTCCTGCTGCTCGTCAACACCGTGGCCGTCGCCCTGACGGCGACAGCGGTGACCGCACACCTGGCACCGCGCGCCGCCCGGCACGCGGTCTCCGTCGCCTACGCCGTGCTCGCCCTTGCGATGGCCGCGTTCGCCGCACCGGCCCTGCCGGGCCTGCGCCCGCTGGCCTGGCCCGCGCTGGCCGTCGGCATCGTGCTGTTCACCGCCGGGGAGATCCTCTGCTCACCCGCGATGGCGGAACTGTCCACGACGCTCGGTCCGGCGGCCGCCCGGGGATCCCACCAGGCGCTGTTCCAGATGTCGTGGTCCGTCGGCGGCGCGGCGGCTCCCGCCCTCTTCACCGTGCTGCTGCACCGGTCGTCCCTGCTGCCGTGGGCCTTCGAGGCGATCGTCTGCGTCCTCGCCGCCCTGGCCGTCCTCCCGCTGGTCCCCTCCGGGCCGCTGTCCCCATCCAGCCGCCCCCGTCGAAAGCGCACCCGGTGA